One Punica granatum isolate Tunisia-2019 chromosome 3, ASM765513v2, whole genome shotgun sequence genomic window carries:
- the LOC116200572 gene encoding uncharacterized protein LOC116200572, translated as MARNRYHDYSYWEYFTEYLSDFPFHLCLFLLVLFLVACLSWYINYEYMYEDVTSQVKFFLMLSPLFLLLILHFLSSDNRRRVPLFVPLLADEKESIHRAGGSPFGVALVLVIILFLVSHQSSFHQSWFPLVTRR; from the coding sequence ATGGCGAGAAACCGATACCATGACTACTCATACTGGGAATACTTTACCGAGTACCTGTCGGATTTCCCCTTCCACCTATGCCTCTTCCTCCTCGTGCTCTTCCTCGTGGCGTGCCTCTCGTGGTACATCAACTATGAGTACATGTACGAGGACGTTACCAGCCAAGTGAAGTTCTTCCTCATGCTGAGCCCTCTCTTCCTGCTGCTCATCCTGCACTTCCTATCATCCGACAACCGGAGGCGGGTCCCACTGTTCGTGCCCCTCCTTGCAGATGAGAAGGAGTCGATCCACAGGGCAGGCGGTTCTCCTTTTGGGGTCGCTCTGGTGCTTGTGATCATCCTGTTCTTGGTTTCTCATCAGTCCTCCTTCCATCAGAGTTGGTTCCCTCTAGTCACCAGACGATGA